The Beijerinckiaceae bacterium genome has a window encoding:
- the maiA gene encoding maleylacetoacetate isomerase gives MPSETPEPCLFDYWRSSAAYRVRIALHLKQADVKHVPVNLREDVQNSKTYRAQNPAGLVPTWREPDGFTLGQSLAIIAYLDELYPEPPFLPDGLRPRAICREIVQTIACDIHPLTNLRVQEKLTADYGADPESRLAWIRHWIAAGFDVIETRLATAAGLYAVGDRITLADICLVPQVYSARRYGLDLAAYPRIVAADAAAAQVPAFCAAVPEAQIDAPAPS, from the coding sequence ATGCCAAGCGAAACGCCTGAGCCTTGCCTTTTCGATTACTGGCGATCGAGCGCCGCTTACAGGGTCAGGATTGCGTTGCACTTGAAGCAGGCAGACGTAAAGCATGTCCCCGTCAATCTGCGCGAGGACGTCCAGAACAGCAAGACGTATCGGGCGCAAAATCCTGCCGGGCTTGTCCCGACGTGGAGGGAGCCGGATGGCTTCACGCTTGGGCAGTCGCTTGCGATCATCGCCTATCTCGATGAACTTTATCCGGAGCCACCCTTTCTTCCGGACGGCCTCAGGCCGAGAGCGATCTGCCGCGAGATCGTCCAGACAATCGCGTGTGATATCCATCCTCTCACCAATCTGCGGGTCCAGGAAAAATTGACGGCTGACTATGGCGCCGATCCCGAGTCTCGCTTGGCTTGGATTCGGCACTGGATCGCGGCCGGTTTCGATGTGATCGAAACGCGGCTCGCCACCGCCGCCGGGCTCTATGCGGTCGGTGACCGGATCACGCTCGCCGATATTTGTTTAGTGCCGCAAGTCTATAGCGCTCGCCGCTACGGCCTTGATTTGGCGGCCTATCCCCGCATCGTCGCGGCAGATGCTGCGGCGGCCCAGGTGCCAGCCTTCTGCGCCGCGGTGCCCGAGGCGCAGATCGATGCGCCCGCGCCTTCCTGA
- a CDS encoding XRE family transcriptional regulator, which translates to MGVEGREKIKALEIGAHALSNQLGKTVQRLRKAYNLSLSELSEQSGVAKSIISQIERNETNPTLATIWRLSQALDVSIERVLQAADDEPFVEKATRGDTPILVSDDGKCRLAIIGWIKTVEWLQWYDFSADPGGVLESDAHQRGSVESLSVSEGELEVEVGNAVERAKAGETLRYRCDRPHTIRNVSQKPATATMVCILKAASME; encoded by the coding sequence ATGGGCGTTGAAGGGCGTGAGAAGATCAAAGCGCTGGAGATCGGCGCACATGCCCTGTCGAATCAACTCGGCAAGACGGTGCAGCGCCTGCGCAAGGCCTATAATCTGTCGCTCTCCGAGCTGTCCGAGCAATCCGGCGTCGCGAAATCCATTATCAGCCAAATCGAGCGCAACGAGACCAACCCGACATTGGCGACGATCTGGCGTCTCTCGCAAGCGCTCGATGTCTCGATCGAGCGGGTGCTTCAGGCCGCCGACGATGAGCCTTTTGTGGAAAAGGCGACGCGAGGCGATACGCCGATCTTAGTGTCCGACGACGGTAAGTGCAGGCTCGCCATCATCGGCTGGATCAAGACAGTCGAATGGCTGCAATGGTATGATTTTTCGGCCGACCCGGGCGGCGTTCTGGAAAGCGACGCACATCAGAGAGGGTCGGTGGAAAGCCTGTCGGTGAGCGAGGGCGAGCTTGAAGTGGAAGTCGGCAACGCGGTGGAGCGGGCAAAGGCCGGCGAGACCTTGCGCTATCGCTGCGATCGTCCGCACACGATCCGCAATGTTTCACAAAAGCCGGCGACGGCGACCATGGTTTGCATTTTGAAGGCGGCATCGATGGAATAG
- a CDS encoding UDP-2,3-diacylglucosamine hydrolase — MSQEPEPEPSLYRTLFLSDIHLGTRGCQAELLLDFLKHNDAETIYLVGDIIDGWRLRSGWYWPQAHNDVIQKLLRKVRKGARMIYVPGNHDEFARDYIGSVFGGVEVTDHAYHSTRDGKRLLIVHGDQFDIVVQHARWLAWLGDWAYTFALWSNLWFNKVRRKLGFSYWSLSAWAKLKVKNAVNFIGAFEVALAEAAKRHDADGVVCGHIHHAVIRDIDGITYINTGDFVESCTVVAEHHDGRLEIIHWQLTAEEQLVAAQAAEERTRTATKAAA; from the coding sequence GTGAGCCAAGAGCCAGAGCCAGAACCGAGCCTTTATCGCACACTGTTCCTTTCCGATATCCATCTCGGTACCCGCGGATGTCAGGCTGAGCTTCTGCTTGATTTCCTCAAACACAACGACGCCGAAACGATTTATCTCGTAGGCGACATCATCGACGGCTGGCGCCTGAGGAGCGGTTGGTACTGGCCGCAGGCGCACAATGACGTCATTCAGAAGCTTCTGCGCAAAGTGCGCAAAGGCGCTCGGATGATTTACGTTCCCGGCAATCACGACGAGTTTGCGCGCGACTATATCGGGTCGGTGTTCGGTGGCGTCGAAGTCACCGATCATGCCTATCATTCAACCCGCGATGGCAAACGGCTGCTCATTGTCCATGGCGACCAATTCGACATCGTGGTTCAGCACGCCCGCTGGCTCGCCTGGCTTGGCGATTGGGCCTACACATTTGCACTTTGGTCAAATCTCTGGTTCAACAAGGTCAGACGCAAGTTAGGGTTTTCCTACTGGTCTTTATCAGCTTGGGCCAAACTTAAAGTGAAGAATGCGGTGAACTTCATCGGAGCCTTCGAAGTGGCGTTGGCGGAGGCGGCAAAACGGCATGATGCCGATGGCGTGGTCTGCGGCCACATCCATCATGCGGTGATCCGCGACATTGACGGAATCACCTACATCAACACCGGCGATTTCGTCGAGTCCTGCACGGTTGTCGCCGAGCATCACGACGGCAGGCTCGAAATCATCCACTGGCAGTTGACCGCCGAAGAGCAGCTCGTTGCGGCGCAGGCCGCCGAGGAGAGGACGCGAACCGCCACGAAAGCTGCGGCATAA
- a CDS encoding alpha-mannosyltransferase: MRILVATDAWKPQVNGVVRSLESVARALCEFGAEIEFLTPQGFATVPLPTYGEIRLALASRRAVAKRLEGTSIDHIHIATEGPVGLAARHYCLSAKRLFTTSFHTKFPEYIAARTGIPETLTYALLRRFHNAGSGVMVSTASIADDLSKRGFKRLMHWTRGVDHIQFSPTKACALDLPRPVFLYAGRLAPEKNVEAFLALDLPGSKLIIGDGPSRRSLQANYPQAHFLGSQTSDLLAVHYASADVFVFPSKTDTFGMVILEALSCGLPVAALPVPGPLDVIGSSGAGVLDVDLRSACLAALEIPREKARAHALNFTWSISAKQFLDNILLAKSVTPRRLIARPGFIG, encoded by the coding sequence ATGCGGATCTTGGTTGCGACGGATGCTTGGAAGCCGCAAGTCAACGGGGTGGTCCGGTCTTTGGAATCGGTGGCGCGGGCCCTGTGCGAATTTGGCGCCGAAATCGAATTTTTGACCCCCCAGGGCTTTGCCACGGTGCCTTTGCCGACCTATGGCGAAATCCGGCTCGCGCTCGCGAGCCGCCGCGCCGTCGCCAAGCGGCTTGAAGGCACTTCGATCGACCATATCCATATTGCGACCGAAGGTCCGGTAGGGCTGGCGGCGCGCCATTATTGCCTCTCGGCGAAACGGCTCTTCACCACCAGCTTCCATACCAAATTTCCGGAATATATCGCCGCCCGCACCGGCATACCGGAAACCCTGACCTATGCGCTGCTCCGCCGTTTTCATAATGCCGGTTCGGGCGTAATGGTGTCGACCGCTTCGATCGCCGACGATCTCAGCAAACGTGGTTTCAAGCGCTTGATGCATTGGACGCGGGGCGTGGATCACATCCAGTTCAGCCCGACAAAAGCCTGCGCCCTCGATCTGCCTCGACCGGTTTTTCTGTATGCCGGACGTCTTGCTCCCGAGAAGAACGTCGAGGCCTTTCTGGCCCTCGATTTACCGGGCTCAAAGCTGATCATCGGGGACGGTCCCTCGCGCCGCAGCCTGCAGGCCAATTATCCGCAAGCGCATTTCCTTGGCTCGCAAACAAGCGATCTCCTCGCCGTGCATTATGCGTCGGCCGATGTGTTCGTGTTCCCGAGCAAGACCGATACATTCGGCATGGTCATTCTTGAGGCGCTCTCTTGCGGCCTCCCCGTTGCAGCTTTGCCGGTGCCGGGTCCCCTCGATGTCATTGGCTCCAGCGGCGCGGGCGTGCTCGACGTCGACCTTCGCTCGGCCTGTCTGGCGGCACTTGAAATTCCGCGCGAGAAAGCCAGAGCGCATGCGCTGAATTTCACTTGGTCGATCAGCGCCAAGCAGTTCCTGGATAATATTCTGCTTGCCAAATCCGTGACCCCCCGCCGCCTGATTGCCCGTCCCGGCTTTATTGGCTGA
- a CDS encoding serine protease, with the protein MDQKNRDSFAFVLDEADVDAGFRDQARPAETDSDNALLDAYSKAVTKVVERVGPSVVRLDIRHGDRARAGSGSGVILSPDGLILTNSHVLQGARRAEVSTLDGRSLSGRVLGDDPDTDLALVRVNEDTKLPFAKLGNSKSLRPGEIAIAIGNPLGFDASVTAGVVSALGRSLRSKNGRLIDDVIQTDATLNPGNSGGPLVSSQGEVIGINTAIISGAQGICFAVASNTARFVLGELMAHGRVRRAYLGIGAGTVPVPRRIALRLGIAQGMGAVVSTIDAESPADHAGLLTGDTILAVDGTPITGADDLVRLLDADKINRTIPIDALRRSDQRRFWVALRERK; encoded by the coding sequence ATGGACCAAAAAAATCGCGATTCTTTCGCTTTCGTGCTCGACGAAGCCGACGTCGATGCGGGATTTAGAGATCAGGCCCGCCCCGCCGAGACTGACTCGGACAATGCCCTTCTCGATGCTTACTCCAAGGCCGTGACCAAGGTCGTCGAGCGGGTTGGACCGAGCGTCGTACGCCTCGATATTCGACATGGGGACCGTGCGCGGGCTGGATCCGGCTCCGGCGTCATCCTCTCACCCGACGGCCTTATCCTCACGAATAGTCATGTCTTGCAAGGGGCTCGACGCGCCGAAGTGTCGACGCTGGACGGGCGAAGCCTGTCCGGCCGCGTCCTCGGGGACGACCCCGACACCGATCTCGCTCTCGTTCGGGTCAATGAAGACACCAAGCTTCCGTTTGCCAAACTCGGCAATTCGAAAAGCCTCAGGCCGGGCGAAATCGCCATCGCGATCGGCAATCCCCTTGGATTTGACGCCAGCGTGACGGCCGGGGTTGTTTCCGCGCTCGGACGTTCGCTGCGATCGAAAAACGGTCGCTTGATCGACGATGTGATTCAGACCGACGCTACGTTGAATCCCGGCAATTCTGGCGGCCCGCTGGTTTCGTCGCAAGGCGAGGTGATCGGGATCAACACGGCAATCATTTCGGGCGCGCAGGGAATCTGCTTCGCCGTCGCTTCCAATACCGCGCGCTTCGTTCTCGGGGAGCTCATGGCGCATGGAAGAGTCCGGCGCGCTTATCTCGGGATTGGCGCGGGGACGGTCCCGGTCCCACGCAGAATCGCGCTCCGCCTTGGCATCGCGCAAGGGATGGGCGCCGTGGTGAGTACGATCGACGCCGAAAGTCCGGCCGATCATGCAGGGCTTCTGACCGGCGATACTATATTGGCGGTAGACGGCACCCCCATAACGGGCGCCGACGACCTGGTTCGCCTGCTCGATGCGGACAAGATCAACCGGACAATCCCGATCGACGCCCTGCGCCGCTCGGATCAGCGCCGATTCTGGGTCGCCTTGCGCGAGCGAAAATAG
- a CDS encoding iron permease, producing MIGALIIVLREVIEAGLIIGIVLAVTRKMPGHVVYIVGGVLAGLAGAALVAMFAGSLSNALQGIGQEVFNASILAVAVVMLGWHNVWMARHGRQMSEDLRQLGRDVSAGSRSLTALAIVVSVAVLREGSEVVLFLYGIVLSSGESGLSLLLGGFLGLVLGAGVSALTYSGLVVIPPRYLFRVTSILISFMAAGMAAQSVAFLEQADIATGFGQVVWNTSSFLTSNSMFGRVLHTLLGYTDQPTALQLIVYLGTLAAIFGFMKLLSPPPGQGRRLATN from the coding sequence GTGATCGGCGCTCTTATCATCGTTTTGCGCGAAGTCATCGAAGCCGGGCTGATCATTGGAATCGTCCTGGCGGTCACGCGAAAGATGCCGGGGCACGTTGTCTATATTGTCGGCGGTGTCCTCGCCGGGCTGGCCGGCGCGGCGTTGGTCGCGATGTTTGCCGGCTCATTGTCCAATGCGCTGCAAGGCATTGGACAGGAAGTTTTCAACGCCTCCATTCTTGCTGTGGCCGTCGTCATGCTGGGCTGGCACAATGTCTGGATGGCGCGCCACGGGCGACAGATGAGCGAGGATTTGCGCCAATTGGGACGCGATGTCAGCGCCGGATCGCGTTCCCTGACCGCCCTTGCGATTGTCGTTAGCGTGGCGGTCTTGCGCGAAGGCTCCGAGGTCGTCCTGTTCCTTTATGGAATCGTCCTTTCGAGCGGAGAGTCCGGGCTCAGTCTATTGCTCGGTGGTTTCCTCGGGCTTGTCCTCGGAGCCGGGGTCAGTGCCCTCACCTACTCGGGCCTGGTGGTCATTCCGCCGCGCTATCTTTTCCGGGTTACCAGTATCCTGATTTCCTTCATGGCCGCCGGCATGGCGGCGCAAAGCGTCGCGTTTCTGGAACAAGCCGATATCGCGACAGGGTTCGGACAAGTTGTCTGGAATACGTCTTCGTTTCTCACAAGCAACAGCATGTTCGGCCGCGTTCTGCACACGCTCTTGGGCTATACCGACCAACCCACCGCGTTACAGCTGATCGTCTATCTCGGGACCCTTGCGGCGATCTTCGGTTTTATGAAGCTTCTGTCGCCCCCGCCTGGGCAGGGTCGCCGCCTGGCAACCAACTAG
- a CDS encoding DEAD/DEAH box helicase has protein sequence MTFSTLDLSEKVLQAVAASGYTTPTPIQSEAIPHVLAGRDVLGIAQTGTGKTAAFVLPMLSRLEQGRARARMPRTLILEPTRELAAQVEESFVRYGVNHKLNVALLIGGVSFGDQETKITRGADVLIATPGRLLDFSERGKLLLTAIEILVIDEADRMLDMGFIPDIERICKLVPFTRQTLFFSATMPPEITRLTETFLHNPVRIEVARAASTAVTIAQGLVASEGGPGKRETLRRLLRSAADFKNAIIFCNRKRDVAILHKSLQKHGFNAGVLHGDMDQRARMMSLEAFKSGGVDLIVCSDVAARGLDIPDVSHVYNFDVPTHAEDYVHRIGRTGRAGKTGVAVSIVTPADNKYISEIERLIGRTIDWLPGETLENIAGEPEPTSRHQRPARSRRAAPRGAETARENGESVLARQNQPRPPRPSRAPESPPAAEPARTRAAAPPAAPNRRRHNDQDDAPVVGMGDHVPMFLLRPAKIKPEKTAETKDDARKTPTV, from the coding sequence ATGACATTCAGCACACTCGATCTTAGCGAGAAGGTCCTTCAAGCTGTTGCAGCTTCGGGCTACACCACGCCCACTCCCATTCAATCGGAGGCGATCCCGCATGTTCTCGCGGGACGAGACGTGCTCGGCATTGCCCAGACGGGCACGGGCAAGACTGCCGCCTTCGTTCTGCCGATGCTGTCACGCCTCGAACAAGGGCGCGCCCGGGCACGGATGCCCCGCACCCTCATTCTCGAACCGACCCGCGAACTCGCCGCGCAGGTGGAAGAAAGCTTTGTCCGCTACGGCGTAAACCATAAGCTGAACGTCGCCTTGCTCATCGGCGGCGTGTCCTTCGGCGATCAGGAAACAAAGATCACCCGCGGTGCCGACGTTCTGATCGCAACGCCTGGGCGCCTGCTGGATTTCTCCGAACGCGGCAAGCTTCTTCTGACGGCGATCGAAATTCTGGTCATCGACGAAGCCGACCGCATGCTCGACATGGGTTTCATTCCGGACATCGAACGCATCTGCAAGCTGGTGCCATTCACGCGCCAGACGCTCTTCTTCTCGGCGACGATGCCGCCGGAAATCACCCGGCTCACCGAGACCTTTCTGCATAATCCGGTACGCATCGAAGTGGCTCGGGCGGCCTCGACGGCGGTCACGATCGCGCAAGGATTGGTGGCTTCCGAAGGTGGCCCGGGCAAACGCGAAACCTTGCGCCGTCTTCTGCGGAGCGCTGCGGACTTTAAGAACGCCATCATCTTCTGCAATCGCAAACGGGACGTCGCAATCCTGCATAAGTCATTGCAAAAACACGGTTTCAATGCCGGCGTTCTGCATGGCGATATGGACCAGCGCGCCCGCATGATGTCGCTTGAAGCTTTCAAGAGCGGCGGCGTGGATCTGATCGTCTGCTCCGACGTGGCGGCACGTGGCCTCGACATTCCAGACGTCAGCCATGTGTATAATTTCGACGTTCCGACCCATGCGGAAGATTACGTGCATCGCATCGGCCGGACAGGACGGGCGGGCAAAACCGGTGTCGCGGTTTCCATCGTCACACCCGCCGACAATAAATACATCAGCGAAATCGAACGCCTGATCGGGCGAACGATCGATTGGCTGCCAGGCGAAACCCTTGAAAATATCGCCGGCGAGCCTGAGCCGACATCCCGCCACCAGCGCCCTGCAAGGTCGCGGCGGGCCGCGCCTCGTGGCGCCGAAACCGCGCGGGAAAACGGCGAAAGCGTACTTGCCCGGCAAAACCAACCGAGGCCCCCACGGCCATCACGGGCCCCGGAGTCCCCGCCCGCCGCAGAGCCAGCCAGGACTCGCGCCGCCGCGCCACCGGCCGCACCGAATCGCCGTAGGCATAATGACCAGGATGACGCGCCTGTCGTCGGCATGGGCGATCATGTGCCGATGTTCTTGCTGCGGCCGGCCAAGATCAAGCCAGAAAAAACCGCCGAAACCAAAGACGACGCGCGCAAGACGCCAACCGTCTGA